In Solanum stenotomum isolate F172 chromosome 6, ASM1918654v1, whole genome shotgun sequence, one DNA window encodes the following:
- the LOC125867263 gene encoding uncharacterized protein LOC125867263, protein MEKNVEEALQAKANAERKFVERDFVSAKNYALRAQMLCPQLEGISQMVATFGVHSAAEMKVNGELDFYTILGMDPSANRAKLKKQYKRMAVLLHPDKNKNIGADGAFRFISEAWTVLSDRAKRSAYDQRRDLFTLHTSGVGNYANYSNTPASHGRLDTFWTVCTSCQVQYEYHRKYVNKRLSCKNCRGVFIAVETGLAPVNGSYAFSPWPYVPENGYKSHGCGVTYVPTSPAYSANSRVPGHHSKHGSEHASNLSFQWSSFPGTSAGVLDPNGSSTGFSFTQQTNTKVSGRKANGKQELTKTAADGSVGSDQLPRRPGRPPKKRKIDMESTNGYSNGDVASNAAAEVIMADGNGSESLKRNAKLPTPEVPIRRWPMAPAFDPRPLLIDKARTDIRKKLEEIRLAAVESEKKRKAHAQFGESSERPKREGLGLAAHQSDTRKTVSMTLTVPDSDFHDFDKDRSEDCFMPKQIWALYDEEDGMPRLYCLIRQVISVQPFKIHISYLSSKTDSEFGIVNWLDSGFTKSCGKFRAFNSEVIEQVNIFSHLLNGEKAGRGGCVQIYPKSGDIWAIYRNWSPDWNRKTPDEVRHQYEMVEVLGDYSEDFGVCIAPLVKLDGFKTVYRRNTNQDAIRKIPKREMLRFSHQVPSCLLKRETMNLPEGCWELDPAATPDDLLQGASDVQEERPIQTERSSRVDLDETSQAESRILAEQDLRQLEYSADMFDEATPVLQIQENSNEQQALFKPSTELPQSASQIHTCEEPSKLDNHSATTPGEHPQSVMNE, encoded by the coding sequence ATGGAGAAAAATGTAGAGGAAGCACTACAAGCTAAAGCAAATGCCGAAAGGAAATTTGTGGAGAGAGATTTTGTGAGTGCAAAAAATTATGCTTTAAGAGCTCAGATGCTGTGTCCTCAGTTAGAGGGCATATCACAAATGGTAGCTACCTTTGGTGTTCACAGTGCTGCAGAGATGAAGGTTAATGGAGAACTTGATTTCTACACGATACTGGGTATGGATCCATCAGCAAACAGGGCTAAGCTGAAGAAACAATACAAGAGGATGGCTGTGTTACTCCATCCTGATAAGAACAAAAATATCGGAGCTGATGGTGCGTTTAGGTTTATTTCTGAAGCATGGACTGTATTGTCTGATCGTGCTAAAAGAAGCGCTTATGATCAGAGGAGAGATTTATTTACTCTGCATACTTCTGGTGTTGGCAACTATGCTAATTACTCCAACACTCCAGCTTCTCATGGCAGGCTCGATACATTTTGGACTGTTTGTACCTCTTGTCAGGTTCAGTATGAATATCATAGGAAATATGTGAACAAAAGACTGTCTTGTAAGAACTGTCGTGGAGTTTTCATAGCTGTTGAAACTGGATTGGCCCCTGTAAATGGTTCCTATGCATTTAGCCCTTGGCCTTATGTGCCTGAGAACGGATACAAAAGCCATGGTTGTGGGGTTACGTATGTTCCAACATCGCCTGCTTATTCTGCAAATAGTAGGGTCCCAGGACATCATTCTAAACATGGTTCGGAGCATGCTTCCAATTTATCCTTTCAGTGGAGCTCCTTCCCTGGAACTTCTGCCGGAGTTTTAGATCCAAATGGGTCATCCACCGGCTTCAGTTTTACCCAGCAGACAAATACGAAAGTCTCTGGAAGAAAAGCTAATGGGAAGCAAGAACTAACAAAAACGGCTGCTGATGGGTCTGTGGGTAGTGATCAACTGCCCCGCAGGCCTGGTAGGCCTCCtaagaagagaaaaattgaTATGGAGAGTACAAATGGTTATAGTAATGGTGATGTGGCTTCAAACGCTGCTGCAGAAGTCATAATGGCAGATGGAAATGGGAGTGAGAGTTTGAAAAGAAATGCTAAGCTTCCTACTCCTGAAGTTCCAATCCGAAGATGGCCTATGGCTCCTGCATTTGATCCAAGACCGTTGTTAATTGACAAGGCAAGAACAGATATCCGCAAGAAACTGGAAGAGATCAGGTTGGCTGCTGTAGAGTCtgagaaaaagagaaaggcaCATGCTCAATTTGGTGAATCGAGTGAAAGACCTAAAAGAGAAGGTCTTGGTCTTGCTGCTCATCAATCCGATACGAGGAAAACTGTGTCCATGACTTTGACTGTCCCAGACTCTGACTTCCATGATTTTGACAAGGATAGATCAGAGGATTGCTTCATGCCGAAGCAGATATGGGCTTTATATGATGAGGAAGATGGTATGCCTCGCTTGTATTGTCTGATCCGCCAAGTTATCTCGGTGCAGCCCTTCAAGATTCATATCAGCTACTTAAGTTCAAAAACAGATAGTGAATTTGGGATTGTCAATTGGTTGGATTCCGGTTTTACCAAGTCATGCGGAAAATTTAGGGCCTTTAACTCTGAAGTTATTGAGCAAGTCAACATATTTTCTCATCTTCTAAATGGGGAGAAGGCTGGAAGAGGAGGGTGCGTTCAGATTTACCCCAAAAGTGGAGACATTTGGGCCATTTATCGAAATTGGTCACCAGATTGGAACAGGAAAACCCCAGATGAAGTGAGGCACCAGTATGAAATGGTGGAGGTCCTTGGCGATTATtctgaagattttggtgtttgCATTGCTCCTTTGGTCAAATTAGATGGATTCAAGACAGTATACCGACGAAACACGAACCAGGATGCCATTCGGAAGATTCCAAAAAGAGAGATGTTGCGATTTTCACATCAGGTGCCATCTTGTTTACTGAAAAGAGAAACCATGAACTTGCCGGAGGGGTGCTGGGAGCTCGACCCTGCTGCTACTCCAGATGATTTGCTTCAAGGGGCAAGTGACGTACAGGAGGAAAGACCTATTCAAACTGAAAGGTCTTCGAGAGTTGATCTAGATGAGACATCTCAGGCTGAATCCAGAATATTGGCTGAACAAGATCTTAGACAACTAGAGTACTCTGCTGATATGTTTGATGAGGCTACACCTGTCTTGCAGATTCAAGAAAACTCGAATGAACAGCAAGCCCTGTTCAAACCCTCCACCGAGCTTCCTCAATCTGCAAGTCAAATTCATACTTGCGAGGAACCCAGCAAATTGGACAATCACAGTGCTACAACACCAGGTGAGCATCCGCAATCTGTGATGAATGAATAG